The following proteins are co-located in the Cryptococcus neoformans var. grubii H99 chromosome 1, complete sequence genome:
- a CDS encoding amino acid/metabolite permease, variant: MSKRFPPSPVVTSRNESAYLESSTSFNIPSTPCNSRNDLDASDNRSIPLPPTSTRKLSDAVYDPPLGSDLHIPLPGDTPSSSVRRISVSSHSSSYLLPNPTLSMTKSHDIPYSSRPIPAPPVTIHHDQISNQPARKISGDAVSPVTELSHLPSPPAVKFGMDLRQNESRGSASQEDIDAQRLHALGYNAVLGRDYTFWSSLAISWLNIGALQGTIFAVSGTYNYGGPAMILVAWPISGVLTYFMTLTLSELASAYPVAGAMFSWSWKAARGGIGGERGWAWMVSGFVMGGHVGNLLLVTWEIANIVVGTISLSLDYQKRNWHNCLLFLGILIIVGLIGSTGWGQSHCFWLCSGAFGFSMWLVLCITLLATNATKHDPGEMFKQFYNTTGWSSKPYVYILGWQYTSIASGADASAHMAEETQNPSRNVPNAMTTSVIGTYVLGYISIVLLLLSISPGDAATVKSHSFAFGYILTKAISKPGAITVCCLMVVVLMLQVLAQLQASSRFVFALARENGMPFSSIIRKTNYHRRPVFAVWLVVILCLPFACLTLASESTLYSVLAVTACTLSYVGYAIPISLYLVSRVNLQTEGRSLWSLRRWSKPVAIVGLLYALALIVTQTFPGSTPVKASTMSWSPVIIAGTGVMCYVTWKCYGDRHFAGPIRAITKWESGMEIDLSTTLASSRSRHSASPHTHVMDEATNDSLKLALSPYYPSGTEGSGAEVTVQSAAGSGITSEGEWTSASESSDIISPWTQTRDENRTEATRSVSNKGIR; encoded by the exons ATGTCGAAACGGTTTCCTCCATCCCCAGTCGTGACTTCACGGAATGAGTCGGCTTATCTCGAGTCCTCTACATCCTTCAACATTCCTTCCACTCCTTGTAATTCCCGCAATGACCTCGATGCTTCCGATAACCGATCCATACCCTTGCCACCTACATCAACGCGTAAACTGTCAGATGCAGTATACGACCCGCCACTTGGCAGCGATTTACATATTCCGTTACCAGGCGAtactccttcatcatcagtaCGCCGGATATCCGTTTCCtctcattcatcatcatatcTTTTACCAAACCCAACCTTATCAATGACAAAATCACACGACATACCCTATTCCTCCAGACCCATACCAGCTCCACCTGTAACCATCCATCATGATCAGATATCAAATCAGCCTGCCCGCAAAATTAGTGGAGATGCGGTTTCGCCTGTCACTGAACTTTCACATCTaccctctcctcctgccGTCAAATTTGGGATGGACTTGAGACAGAATGAGAGCAGGGGTTCGGCATCACAGGAAGATATCGACGCCCAAAGACTGCACGCATTAGGATACAACGCGGTTTTGGGCAGAGATTACACTTTTTGGTCCAGTCTGGCTATCAGTTGGCTAAATATTGGCGCATTGCAG GGCACCATCTTTGCCGTGTCTGGTACCTATAACTACGGAGGGCCCGCCATGATCCTTGTCGCCTGGCCCATTTCGGGCGTATTGACTTATTTCATGACTCTTACCCTGTCTGAACTGGCGTCAGCGTACCCCGTAGCTGGGGCAATGTTTTCATGGTCTTGGAAAGCAGCGAGAGGCGGTATCGgtggtgaaagaggatgggCGTGGATGGTAAGCGGCTTTGTCATGGGTGGCCATGTTGGAAAT TTGCTGCTAGTGACGTGGGAGATTGCAAACATAGTGGTCGGAACCATTAGTTTGTCTCTGGATTATCAAAAGAGAAATTGGCACAActgccttctctttctA GGGATTCTTATCATCGTTGGTTTGATTGGCTCCACTGGTTGGGGACAGTCGCATTGTTTTTGGCTTTGTTCCGGTGCTTTTGGGTTTTCCATGTGGCTTGTATTGTGTATAACACTCTTGGCGACAAACGCTACAAAACATGATCCTGGAGAGATGTTCAAGCAATTTTACAACACGACAGGCTGGAGCTCTAAACCTTACGTCTATATATTAGGTTGGCAGTACACGTCGATTGCGAGTGGCGCAGATGCTTCTGCCCA TATGGCGGAGGAAACACAAAATCCTTCGAGAAATGTCCCAAACGCCATGACGACGTCGGTTATTGGT ACTTATGTTCTGGGCTATATC TCTATCGTCTTGCTGCTATTGTCCATATCCCCGGGAGACGCAGCCACGGTGAAATCTCACTCTTTTGCTTTT GGATATATTCTCACGAAGGCAATTTCAAAACCGGGGGCAATAACAGTTTGCTGTTTGATGGTCGTCGTTCTCATGTTGCAAGTCCTGGCCCAGTTACAGGCATCTTCGCGATTTGTGTTCGCTCTGGCTAGGGAAAATGGCATGCCTTtctcatcaatcatcagAAAAACCAATTATCATCGCCGGCCCGTATTCGCTGTTTGGCTCGTTGTGATTCTATGCTTGCCCTTTGCATGCCTTACCTTAGCCAGCGAATCAACATTGTACTCAGTACTGGCTGTCACAGCATGTACTCTGAGCTATGTAGGGTATGCCATACCCATTTCACTCTACCTCGTATCAAGAGTCAATCTGCAaacagaaggaagaagtcTGTGGTCtttgaggaggtggag TAAACCTGTAGCGATAGTTGGTTTGTTATACGCACTTGCCTTGATTGTTACCCAGACATTCCCTGGATCTACGCCAGTCAAAGCAA GTACTATGTCTTGGTCGCCTGTAATTATTGCCGGAACAGGTGTGATGTGCTATGTGACTTGGAAATGCTACGGAGATCGACACTTCGCTGGTCCTATCCGGGCGATTACCAAATGGGAATCTGGGATGGAAATCGATCTGTCGACTACGCTTGCATCCTCTCGTTCCCGCCACTCTGCTTCTCCACATACCCATGTGATGGACGAAGCGACAAATGATTCCCTCAAATTGGCTTTATCTCCTTATTATCCAAGTGGTACTGAGGGCTCGGGTGCCGAAGTGACGGTGCAGAGTGCAGCAGGATCAGGTATAACCTCGGAAGGGGAGTGGACGAGCGCTAGTGAAAGCAGTGACATTATAAGCCCTTGGACACAAACTAGGGACGAGAACAGAACCGAAGCAACCCGTTCTGTAAGTAATAAAGGGATCAGATAA
- a CDS encoding catalase, producing the protein MSQMLNQAANMVTGDAKYRQMAENTIDQDDKTPYTTYFGVKVSDTDNSLRAGARGPTLLEDFHNREKIQHFDHERIPERVVHARGAGAFGEFKLHTPLTDITTAKVLTDTSKVVPAYVRFSAVAGFRGSADTSATTCPCSSLMDAIKFPDVIHAVQPEPHNQIPQAQTAHDNAWDFMSLHKPALHMQQWLTSDRAVPRSYRMMQGFGVHTFRLINEEGKSTFVKYHWIPHLGTHSLVWDEALKVAGQDPDFHRRDLWDAIEVGAYPKWDLGVQLIKEEDEHKFDFDLLDATKLIPEELVPVQKIGTLTLNRNPVDYFSEVEQVAFCTQHIVPGMDFTDDPLLAGRNFSYPDTQVSRLGINWKDIPVNRPICPFMTTMREGQMSMFSKNNRTPYHPNRNENLPLTSPKQGGFKSYPAKVSGIKERVQAPKFNDHSSQATLFWNSMSDVEKKHIIDAYKFELSHCADNLVIQNVINRINEIDHGLATAVHSGFPHLSLPEAKPNHGKRTEYLSQITGKNQTFTAAGRKIGIFLVPGFVYSQVAPLLAAFEAAGCMVKFVGPTLGPVKASDGQSFTTEFTFEGCRSTYFDALIFAGGPDDAFVSKLKIGRLIHAAREAYMHLKAIGAVGNATQWLVETCIPGDFSPTVKTESSVVQENGVVFAPANPTLHSAQFAKQFLETVANHRVWDREVSHIAA; encoded by the exons ATGTCTCAGATGTTAAACCAAG CCGCCAATATGGTTACAGGCGACGCCAAATATCGTCAGATGGCTGAGAACACCATCGATCAAGACGATAAGACCCCTTACACTACGTATTTCGGGGTCAAGGTATCAGACACGGACAATTCCCTTCGAGCTGGAGCCAGGGGACCCACTCTACTTGAAG ACTTCCACAACCGTGAAAAGATTCAGCATTTTGATCACGAACGCATTCCAGAGCGTGTAGTTCACGCCCGGGGTGCCGGCGCTTTCGGAGAATTCAAGCTTCACACTCCATTGACTGACATCACCACTGCGAAG GTTTTGACGGACACCAGTAAGGTCGTACCAGCCTATGTTCGGTTCAGCGCTGTTGCTGGTTTTCGGGGAAGCGCTGACACA TCGGCAACAACATGCCCGTGTTCTTCATTAATG GATGCGATTAAGTTTCCGGATGTCATTCATGCCGTCCAACCCGAGCCTCACAATCAGATTCCTCAAGCCCAGACAGCTCACGACAATGCTTGGGACTTCATGTCTCTTCACAAGCCCGCTCTTCACATGCAGCAATGGCTCACGTCTGATCGGGCGGTTCCTCGATCGTACCGCATGATGCAAGGGTTTGGCGTTCATACTTTCCGACTCATCAATGAGGAAGGCAAAAGCACCTTCGTTAAATATCATTGGATACCACACCTTGGTACTCACTCTCTTGTGTGGGATGAGGCGCTGAAGGTTGCAGGACAGGACCCTGATTTCCACCGAAGAGACCTTTGGGACGCAATCGAAGTTGGAGCGTACCCCAAATGGGATTTGGGTGTGCAGTTGAttaaagaagaagatgagcacAAATTTGATTTTGATCTCCTTGATGCCACCAAG CTTATCCCTGAGGAGCTTGTGCCGGTTCAAAAAATTGGTACCCTTACACTCAATCGCAATCCTGTCGACTATTTTAGTGAAGTCGAACAGGTTGCTTTCTGTACTCAGCACATCGTTCCCGGCATGGACTTTACCGATGATCCTCTCCTAGCTGGTCGAAACTTTTCCTATCCTGATACCCAGGTATCTCGCCTAGGCATCAATTGGAAAGATATCCCTGTGAACAGGCCTATTTGTCCCTTCATGACCACTATGCGAGAAGGTCAAATGAGCATGTTTAGTAAGAACAATAGAACACCTTATCATCCAAACAGGAATGAAAATCTCCCTCTTACATCGCCTAAGCAGGGAGGTTTTAAAAGCTATCCTGCAAAGGTGTCGGGCATTAAAGAACGAGTTCAGGCCCCCAAATTCAAC GATCATTCCTCACAAGCCACTCTTTTCTGGAACTCTATGAGCGATGTGGAAAAGAAACATATCATTGACGCATATAAATTTGAACTTTCACACTGTGCTGATAATTTGGTCATACAAAATGTCATCAACCGTATCAATGAAATCGACCATGGACTTGCTACTGCAGTCCATTCCGGCTTCCCCCATCTGAGCCTGCCTGAAGCCAAACCCAACCATGGTAAGAGGACAGAATATCTGTCTCAGATTACGGGTAAAAATCAAACCTTCACTGCTGCCGGGAGGAAAATTGGTATTTTCCTTGTGCCAGGGTTCGTTTACTCGCAAGTCGCTCCCCTGCTTGCAGCTTTCGAAGCTGCTGGATGTATGGTGAAGTTT GTTGGTCCTACTCTCGGTCCTGTCAAAGCCTCTGATGGCCAGTCATTCACTACGGAGTTTACTTTCGAAGGTTGCCGATCCACATATTTCGACGCTCTTATCTTCGCTGGCGGTCCTGATGATGCCTTCGTATCCAAGCTCAAAATTGGTCGCCTCATTCACGCAGCTCGAGAGGCCTACATGCATCTGAAGGCGATTGGGGCAGTCGGCAATGCTACGCAATGGTTGGTTGAGACATGTATTCCTGGAGATTTTAGCCCCACGGTCAAGACAGAATCTAGTGTGGTGCAAGAGAATGGCGTCGTGTTCGCGCCCGCCAACCCCACTCTCCACTCTGCACAATTTGCCAAGCAATTTTTGGAGACAGTTGCCAATCATAGGGTTTGGGACAGAGAAGTCTCGCACATCGCTGCGTAG
- a CDS encoding mitochondrial protein, translating to MRLSLIRNIHNTPATSALTSCISPSIARCISTFPFGRAVTPSTHIPRLIGPQIGVYHFHSYSHHQTSSIKEQVPVQLAYDVVEPSNPFPEAVGQSLVICHGLFGSKQNWRSLAKAFAVKLGMPVYTLDLRNHGQSPHASPHTYSAMAADIHQFFISHKLTSGVNLLGHSMGGKAVMALALNGDLNGPLRSLISVDMSPAKGKISPEFASYTNAMMDIETARVKTKQEADVILQKTEPILATRQFLLTNTRLSKSPSPHLTFRIPLSLLSAAIPHIGDFPYSPPPPVSSNSPQWDGPVLLIKGEQSKYLNKRNIPVTSSFFPQMKLEVLDAGHWVHAEKPVETVELVRSFIQGVVQ from the exons ATGCGTTTGTCCTTAATCAGAAACATTCACAATACGCCCGCCACTTCAGCACTTACTTCGTGTATCTCCCCAAGCATCGCTCGATGTATCTCCACATTTCCGTTCGGTCGGGCAGTAACCCCCTCAACGCACATTCCCCGACTTATTGGTCCTCAAATAGGGGTGTATCATTTCCATTCCTATTCCCACCACCAGACTTCAAGTATTAAGGAACAGGTTCCAGTTCAGCTTGCTTACGACGTCGTCGAACCTTCGAATCCTTTCCCTGAAGCTGTCGGGCAGAGCCTTGTCATCTGCCATGGTTTATT TGGGTCGAAACAAAACTGGAGATCACTGGCAAAAGCCTTTGCTGTAAAGTTGGGTATGCCTGTATACACTTTG GATCTTCGCAATCATGGGCAGTCTCCGCATGCTTCACCGCACACTTACTCAGCGATGGCCGCGGACATACATCAGTTTTTTATATCTCACAAGCTTACTTCCGGCGTTAACTTGCTCGGGCACTCCATGGGCGGCAAAGCGGTTATGGCCCTAGCACTGAACGGTGATCTTAACGGCCCTTTACGATCACTGATCAGTGTGGACATGTCCCCTGCTAAAGGAAAAATCTCTCCCGA GTTTGCTTCGTACACAAATGCAATGATGGACATCGAAACGGCCCGAGTCAAAACAAAGCAGGAGGCCGATGTTATTCTACAAAAGACTGAGCCT ATTCTTGCTACTCGCCAGTTTCTCCTTACCAACACTCGCCTTTCGAAAAGCCCTTCTCCACACCTCACCTTTCGCATTCCTTTGTCCCTGCTCTCAGCTGCCATTCCTCATATTGGGGATTTCCCTTACTCTCCCCCACCTCCTGTCAGTTCGAATTCGCCTCAATGGGACGGCCCTGTCCTTTTGATAAAAGGTGAACAATCAAAATACTTGAACAAGCGTAATATTCCAGTGACTAGTAGTTTTTTCCCTCAGATGAAATTAGAGGTGCTTGATGCTGGACATTGGGTGCATGCGGAAAAGCCTGTAGAGACTGTTGAACTTGTCAGATCATTCATACAAGGGGTCGTTCAATAG